Proteins encoded by one window of Camelus bactrianus isolate YW-2024 breed Bactrian camel chromosome 9, ASM4877302v1, whole genome shotgun sequence:
- the MTF2 gene encoding metal-response element-binding transcription factor 2 isoform X1 — translation METTGTQGDSTGAGNSLVHKRSPLRRNQKTPTSLTKLSLQDGHKVKKPACKFEEGQDVLARWSDGLFYLGTIKKINILKQSCFIIFEDSSKSWVLWKDIQTGATGSGEMVCTICQEEYSEAPNEMVICDKCGQGYHQLCHTPHIDSSVIDSDEKWLCRQCVFATTTKRGGALKKGPNAKALQVMKQTLPYSVADLEWDAGHKTNVQQCYCYCGGPGDWYLKMLQCCKCKQWFHEACVQCLQKPMLFGDRFYTFICSVCSSGPEYLKRLPLQWVDIAHLCLYNLSVIHKKKYFDSELELMTYINENWDRLHPGELADTPKSERYEHVLEALNDYKTMFMSGKEIKKKKHLFGLRIRVPPVPPNVAFKAEKEPEGTSHEFKIKGRKASKPISDSREVSNGIEKKGKKKSVGRPPGPYTRKMIQKTAEPPLDKESISENPTLDLPCPTGRTEGAAHSSNTSDVDFTGASGAKETTSSSISRHYGLSDSRKRTRTGRSWPAAIPHLRRRRGRLPRRALQTQNSEIVKDDEGKDDYQFDELNTEILNNLADQELQLNHLKNSITSYFGAAGRIACGEKYRVLARRVTLDGKVQYLVEWEGATAS, via the exons AGACTCTACAGGGGCAGGTAATTCACTGGTCCACAAGCGGTCTCCTTTACGTCGAAACCAAAAGACCCCAACATCCTTGACCAAGCTGTCTTTACAGGATGGACATAAAGTCAAAAAGCCAGCATGTAAATTTGAAGAGGGTCAGGATGTCCTAGCTAGATGGTCAGATGGCTTGTTTTATCTTGGAACTATCAAAAAG aTAAACATATTGAAACAGAGCTGCTTCATCATATTTGAAGACAGTTCTAAATCCTGGGTTCTCTGGAAGGACATTCAAACAG gagCCACTGGAAGTGGGGAAATGGTCTGTACAATATGTCAAGAAGAGTATTCAGAAGCTCCCAATGAAATGGTTATATGTGATAAGTGTGGCCAAG gatACCATCAGTTGTGTCACACACCTCATATTGATTCCAGTGTGATTGATTCAGATGAAAAATGGCTCTGTCGACAGTGTGTttttgcaacaacaacaaag AGGGGTGGTGCGCTTAAGAAAGGACCAAATGCCAAAGCATTGCAAGTCATGAAGCAGACGTTGCCCTACAGTGTGGCAGACCTCGAATGGGACGCGGGTCATAAAACCAACGTCCAGCAGTGTTACTGCTATTGTGGAGGCCCTGGAGA CTGGTATTTAAAGATGCTCCAATGCTGCAAATGTAAGCAGTGGTTTCATGAAGCTTGTGTGCAATGCCTTCAAAAGCCAATGCTGTTTGGAGACAG gttttatacatttatttgctCTGTCTGCAGTTCTGGACCAGAATACCTCAAACGTCTACCATTACAGTG GGTAGATATAGCACACCTATGCCTTTACAACCTAAGTGTTATTCACAAGAAGAAATACTTTGATTCTGAACTTGAGCTTATGACATATATTAATGAAAACTGGGATAGATTGCACCCTGGAGAG CTGGCAGACACACCAAAATCTGAAAGATACGAGCATGTTCTGGAGGCATTAAATGATTACAAGACCAT gtttATGTctgggaaagaaataaagaagaagaaacatttgtttggGTTGCGAATCCGTGTTCCTCCTGTGCCACCAAATGTGGCTTTCAAGGCAGAGAAAGAACCTGAAGGAACATCccatgaatttaaaattaaaggcAGAAAGGCATCCAAACCTATATCTGATTCAAG GGAAGTAAGCAATGGcatagaaaaaaaaggaaagaaaaaatctgtagGTCGTCCACCTGGCCCATATACAAGAAAAATGATTCAGAAAACTGCTGAGCCACCTTTG gatAAGGAATCAATTTCAGAGAATCCTACCTTGGATTTACCTTGTCCTACAGG GAGAACTGAGGGGGCTGCACATTCATCCAATACCTCAGATGTGGATTTCACGGGTGCTTCCGGTGCAAAAGAAACTACCTCATCTAGCATCTCCAGGCATTATGG ATTGTCTGACTCCAGAAAAAGAACTCGTACAGGAAGATCGTGGCCTGCTGCAATACCGCATTTACGGAGGAGAAGGGGTCGTCTTCCAAGAAGAGCACTCCAGACTCAGAACTCAGAAATTGTAAAAGATGACGAAGGCAAAGATGATTACCAATTTGACGAACTCAACACAGAGATTTTGAATAACTTAGCAGATCAGGAGTTACAACTCAATCATCTAAAAAACTCCATTACCAGTTATTTTGGTGCTGCAGGTAGAATAGCATGTGGTGAAAAGTACCGCGTATTGGCTCGTCGGGTGACACTTGATGGAAAGGTGCAGTATCTTGTGGAATGGGAAGGAGCAACTGCATCCTGA
- the MTF2 gene encoding metal-response element-binding transcription factor 2 isoform X2, whose amino-acid sequence MRDSTGAGNSLVHKRSPLRRNQKTPTSLTKLSLQDGHKVKKPACKFEEGQDVLARWSDGLFYLGTIKKINILKQSCFIIFEDSSKSWVLWKDIQTGATGSGEMVCTICQEEYSEAPNEMVICDKCGQGYHQLCHTPHIDSSVIDSDEKWLCRQCVFATTTKRGGALKKGPNAKALQVMKQTLPYSVADLEWDAGHKTNVQQCYCYCGGPGDWYLKMLQCCKCKQWFHEACVQCLQKPMLFGDRFYTFICSVCSSGPEYLKRLPLQWVDIAHLCLYNLSVIHKKKYFDSELELMTYINENWDRLHPGELADTPKSERYEHVLEALNDYKTMFMSGKEIKKKKHLFGLRIRVPPVPPNVAFKAEKEPEGTSHEFKIKGRKASKPISDSREVSNGIEKKGKKKSVGRPPGPYTRKMIQKTAEPPLDKESISENPTLDLPCPTGRTEGAAHSSNTSDVDFTGASGAKETTSSSISRHYGLSDSRKRTRTGRSWPAAIPHLRRRRGRLPRRALQTQNSEIVKDDEGKDDYQFDELNTEILNNLADQELQLNHLKNSITSYFGAAGRIACGEKYRVLARRVTLDGKVQYLVEWEGATAS is encoded by the exons AGACTCTACAGGGGCAGGTAATTCACTGGTCCACAAGCGGTCTCCTTTACGTCGAAACCAAAAGACCCCAACATCCTTGACCAAGCTGTCTTTACAGGATGGACATAAAGTCAAAAAGCCAGCATGTAAATTTGAAGAGGGTCAGGATGTCCTAGCTAGATGGTCAGATGGCTTGTTTTATCTTGGAACTATCAAAAAG aTAAACATATTGAAACAGAGCTGCTTCATCATATTTGAAGACAGTTCTAAATCCTGGGTTCTCTGGAAGGACATTCAAACAG gagCCACTGGAAGTGGGGAAATGGTCTGTACAATATGTCAAGAAGAGTATTCAGAAGCTCCCAATGAAATGGTTATATGTGATAAGTGTGGCCAAG gatACCATCAGTTGTGTCACACACCTCATATTGATTCCAGTGTGATTGATTCAGATGAAAAATGGCTCTGTCGACAGTGTGTttttgcaacaacaacaaag AGGGGTGGTGCGCTTAAGAAAGGACCAAATGCCAAAGCATTGCAAGTCATGAAGCAGACGTTGCCCTACAGTGTGGCAGACCTCGAATGGGACGCGGGTCATAAAACCAACGTCCAGCAGTGTTACTGCTATTGTGGAGGCCCTGGAGA CTGGTATTTAAAGATGCTCCAATGCTGCAAATGTAAGCAGTGGTTTCATGAAGCTTGTGTGCAATGCCTTCAAAAGCCAATGCTGTTTGGAGACAG gttttatacatttatttgctCTGTCTGCAGTTCTGGACCAGAATACCTCAAACGTCTACCATTACAGTG GGTAGATATAGCACACCTATGCCTTTACAACCTAAGTGTTATTCACAAGAAGAAATACTTTGATTCTGAACTTGAGCTTATGACATATATTAATGAAAACTGGGATAGATTGCACCCTGGAGAG CTGGCAGACACACCAAAATCTGAAAGATACGAGCATGTTCTGGAGGCATTAAATGATTACAAGACCAT gtttATGTctgggaaagaaataaagaagaagaaacatttgtttggGTTGCGAATCCGTGTTCCTCCTGTGCCACCAAATGTGGCTTTCAAGGCAGAGAAAGAACCTGAAGGAACATCccatgaatttaaaattaaaggcAGAAAGGCATCCAAACCTATATCTGATTCAAG GGAAGTAAGCAATGGcatagaaaaaaaaggaaagaaaaaatctgtagGTCGTCCACCTGGCCCATATACAAGAAAAATGATTCAGAAAACTGCTGAGCCACCTTTG gatAAGGAATCAATTTCAGAGAATCCTACCTTGGATTTACCTTGTCCTACAGG GAGAACTGAGGGGGCTGCACATTCATCCAATACCTCAGATGTGGATTTCACGGGTGCTTCCGGTGCAAAAGAAACTACCTCATCTAGCATCTCCAGGCATTATGG ATTGTCTGACTCCAGAAAAAGAACTCGTACAGGAAGATCGTGGCCTGCTGCAATACCGCATTTACGGAGGAGAAGGGGTCGTCTTCCAAGAAGAGCACTCCAGACTCAGAACTCAGAAATTGTAAAAGATGACGAAGGCAAAGATGATTACCAATTTGACGAACTCAACACAGAGATTTTGAATAACTTAGCAGATCAGGAGTTACAACTCAATCATCTAAAAAACTCCATTACCAGTTATTTTGGTGCTGCAGGTAGAATAGCATGTGGTGAAAAGTACCGCGTATTGGCTCGTCGGGTGACACTTGATGGAAAGGTGCAGTATCTTGTGGAATGGGAAGGAGCAACTGCATCCTGA
- the MTF2 gene encoding metal-response element-binding transcription factor 2 isoform X3 gives MVCTICQEEYSEAPNEMVICDKCGQGYHQLCHTPHIDSSVIDSDEKWLCRQCVFATTTKRGGALKKGPNAKALQVMKQTLPYSVADLEWDAGHKTNVQQCYCYCGGPGDWYLKMLQCCKCKQWFHEACVQCLQKPMLFGDRFYTFICSVCSSGPEYLKRLPLQWVDIAHLCLYNLSVIHKKKYFDSELELMTYINENWDRLHPGELADTPKSERYEHVLEALNDYKTMFMSGKEIKKKKHLFGLRIRVPPVPPNVAFKAEKEPEGTSHEFKIKGRKASKPISDSREVSNGIEKKGKKKSVGRPPGPYTRKMIQKTAEPPLDKESISENPTLDLPCPTGRTEGAAHSSNTSDVDFTGASGAKETTSSSISRHYGLSDSRKRTRTGRSWPAAIPHLRRRRGRLPRRALQTQNSEIVKDDEGKDDYQFDELNTEILNNLADQELQLNHLKNSITSYFGAAGRIACGEKYRVLARRVTLDGKVQYLVEWEGATAS, from the exons ATGGTCTGTACAATATGTCAAGAAGAGTATTCAGAAGCTCCCAATGAAATGGTTATATGTGATAAGTGTGGCCAAG gatACCATCAGTTGTGTCACACACCTCATATTGATTCCAGTGTGATTGATTCAGATGAAAAATGGCTCTGTCGACAGTGTGTttttgcaacaacaacaaag AGGGGTGGTGCGCTTAAGAAAGGACCAAATGCCAAAGCATTGCAAGTCATGAAGCAGACGTTGCCCTACAGTGTGGCAGACCTCGAATGGGACGCGGGTCATAAAACCAACGTCCAGCAGTGTTACTGCTATTGTGGAGGCCCTGGAGA CTGGTATTTAAAGATGCTCCAATGCTGCAAATGTAAGCAGTGGTTTCATGAAGCTTGTGTGCAATGCCTTCAAAAGCCAATGCTGTTTGGAGACAG gttttatacatttatttgctCTGTCTGCAGTTCTGGACCAGAATACCTCAAACGTCTACCATTACAGTG GGTAGATATAGCACACCTATGCCTTTACAACCTAAGTGTTATTCACAAGAAGAAATACTTTGATTCTGAACTTGAGCTTATGACATATATTAATGAAAACTGGGATAGATTGCACCCTGGAGAG CTGGCAGACACACCAAAATCTGAAAGATACGAGCATGTTCTGGAGGCATTAAATGATTACAAGACCAT gtttATGTctgggaaagaaataaagaagaagaaacatttgtttggGTTGCGAATCCGTGTTCCTCCTGTGCCACCAAATGTGGCTTTCAAGGCAGAGAAAGAACCTGAAGGAACATCccatgaatttaaaattaaaggcAGAAAGGCATCCAAACCTATATCTGATTCAAG GGAAGTAAGCAATGGcatagaaaaaaaaggaaagaaaaaatctgtagGTCGTCCACCTGGCCCATATACAAGAAAAATGATTCAGAAAACTGCTGAGCCACCTTTG gatAAGGAATCAATTTCAGAGAATCCTACCTTGGATTTACCTTGTCCTACAGG GAGAACTGAGGGGGCTGCACATTCATCCAATACCTCAGATGTGGATTTCACGGGTGCTTCCGGTGCAAAAGAAACTACCTCATCTAGCATCTCCAGGCATTATGG ATTGTCTGACTCCAGAAAAAGAACTCGTACAGGAAGATCGTGGCCTGCTGCAATACCGCATTTACGGAGGAGAAGGGGTCGTCTTCCAAGAAGAGCACTCCAGACTCAGAACTCAGAAATTGTAAAAGATGACGAAGGCAAAGATGATTACCAATTTGACGAACTCAACACAGAGATTTTGAATAACTTAGCAGATCAGGAGTTACAACTCAATCATCTAAAAAACTCCATTACCAGTTATTTTGGTGCTGCAGGTAGAATAGCATGTGGTGAAAAGTACCGCGTATTGGCTCGTCGGGTGACACTTGATGGAAAGGTGCAGTATCTTGTGGAATGGGAAGGAGCAACTGCATCCTGA